One Candidatus Regiella endosymbiont of Tuberolachnus salignus genomic window, ATAAACCAAACTGCCAGCAATCAACAAAGCAATAAAAGGCAGCAACCAAAAAGGAGAAATTCGGTATTTATGCTTAATTTGCGCTTCAATCGGTGTAGTCGGTGTTTCCTGTGGCATGTTCATCCCAAATCAATCGGCTGTCTAACCATTCAACAGCAAGAATAGTCAAAATGACTGCTGCTCCAAAATAAAAAGCGGCAGGACCCATGGTAAACACAATAATCTGATCTCGATTAATCAGTGACATCATTAATGCAATAACAAATAAATCTAACATTGACCAACGACCAATCCAGGTGATGATGCGTAACAAACGTATCCTGGTTTTCAAGCTGTGCTGTGTCTTTAGATGAATGCTAAGCAATAACGTCAGCAAGATAATAATCTTACTTAAGGGAACCAGCACGCTGGCGATAAAAACAATCGCCGCAATCGAAAAATGGCCTGCCGAGGCCAATGAAACCACGCCAGAAAAAAGGGTATCTTCTATCCGCATCCCGTTGGCATAAACAACTGACATAGGCAATAGATTAGCAGGTAATAACAATAGCATCGCGGCGATCAACGCCGCCCAGGTTTTTTGTAAGCAGTGGTGACAACGGCGCTGCAAATGCAGATGGCAGCGTGTGCAACACTGGCGCTGATCAGGATAGCCACTGTAATGGCAATGATGACACACCAATAGCTTCTGCATCATTTCGTAGCATCCGAGTGAAAATGATGGCTGAGGATAAAATCGTTGCCATAATTGCTCAACATTCAAATGTATTAAAATTAATAACGTCAATAATGTTAAAAATAAATAGGCTATCAGACCCACTCCCGCGCTAATCTCGGCATATTCGTTTACTTTTATACAGGTGACGATGATACCGATAAGATAAATATCCAGCATGACCCATTCTTTTAACTGCTCCAGCATTAATAAGACTGGACGTAAATTTAACCCCATGCGGCTACCGAGGGTTAAATAAAGCAGAGAAAAACTGAGGATCAAAGGCGCACCTACCGTACAAAAAGCAACCATACTTGCGGTGAAGGGATCACCCTGACGAGATATCTGCCAAATACCGCTAAACAAACTGGCATCAATCCAAGTACCGAGCAAGCGAATACTGATTAATGGCGAGCAAAAAGCAAAGGGCATTAACACCAGCATAGCGATCACGATCACCATCAGGCGATTCAGTGACCAATCCTGCCCCATGGCTATTTTTGCTCGGCAGCGAGGGCAATAAGCACGTTGTTTTTTATGTAGAATAGGCAAATTAAACAGCAGATCACACTGGATACAGCGCTGAATACATCCATTCGATAAAACATGATCATGATGAAGGGGCGACATTTTCATACACCTTTGAGCGGGTAGGTTTCATAATTTATCTTATTTAAGCTTAATCGAAATCTTTTTTAGCGATGCTCAATTGAAAAAAATAAGCGAAAAAGCGCAGGATATAAATGAGCATTTTGAGCGTGTTTTTGCGAAGTAGTGTAACATCAGGTGGTAATTGTTAATCATGCCATTATAATGACGACTGTGACGCCGATATACCCTTCGCCTTTCAAGTTACGGCTTTGTTGTCTGCGGGTGCTCGCCGAATCACGTAGTATGTCTACGCTCATCGGTCGGTTGCCCTGACCGCCTTGCCGTAACTCGAAATTCTTTGGGTATACTGATTGGCAAACTCGTTGTAATCAGGAAATTTCATGGAAAATCAACCTAAGTTGAACAACAACAAAGAAATTATAGCTTTTTTAGCCGAACGCTTTCCGCAATGTTTCACCACAAAAGGTAAAGCGTTCCCATTAAAAATCGGTATTTTTCAAGACTTAGTCGCACGAATTGAAGAGCTCAATGACGTAAGTAAAACAAAATTACGCGCCGCGTTACGACGTTATACTTCAAGTTGGCGCTACCTTTACGAAATAAAAATAGGCATTGAACGTGTTGATCTAAACGGTAATCCCTGTGGAAAATTAGAACAACAACACGTTGAATATGCCAAAAAACAACTAGAAGAAGCCAAAGCGCATCTACAGCTAAAAAAAGCAGAACAACAAATAAAAAAACCTAAACCAACAGCACCGAATGCTAAAATTCCCACGCAGCAACAACCCAAGCATTCACCACCGCCAGATTCAGCGCATCAAATAGTAAAGCCGATCCCTGTATCTTCTACACCTTCAATAACGATGCCTGAACTAAAAATTGGTCAAACAATTAAAGTCAAAGCGGGGGGAAAAGCAATGAATGGAACGATATTAGAATTTGTTAAGAATGGCATACGAGTACAACTATCTTCTGGTCTGGCGATGATTGTACGCGCTGAGCATTTGCAGTTCTGATACAAGGCGAATTTAAGCATGAATAAATTAGTCAAGCTCACCGTCGTTGCTTGCTTGTTTTTAACGACGGGCAGCTGGGGTACGCAGGATAAAATCGACCGTATTGATCAATTACCACAGTTGAATCAGGAGCCTCAGCACGAAACCGTCAGTAAACGTATTACTTCACGCTTCCTTCACTCCCATTATCGTCAATTTGATCTAGACGATGCATTCTCTAATCAAATTTTTGATCGCTATCTCAATATGCTCGATTACAGTCACAATATCTTACTAGCATCTGATATAGCGCATTTCGCCGCTAAAAAATCACAGATAGGAAACGAATTAAAATCGGGTCAATTAGACACTCCCTACGCATTATTTAATCTCGCCCAAAAACGACGTTTTGAACGCTACCAATATGCGCTCTCTCTACTCAACAAACCGATGGTTTTTACCACTGACGATAGCATTAATCTTGATCGTGCTAAAGCTCCCTGGCCAAATAGCGAAGCTGAATTAAATAAACTTTGGGATACTAAAGTTAAATTTGAACAGCTCAATCTTAAACTGAGTGGTAAAACAGACCAAGAAATTAAAGACACACTGACCAAACGTTATCGTTCAGTATTAAAACGCATTGCACAAAGTAATAGTGAAGATGTTTTCCAGCTCATTGCCAATGCATTCGCCCGCGAGATTGATCCGCATACCAGTTACCTCTCGCCGCGAAATACTGAGCAATTTAATACCGAGATGAGCCTGTCTTTGGAAGGTATTGGAGCAGTACTACAAGTGAATGAGGATGATTACACCTTAATCCATTCCATCGTTCCAGGAGGGCCGGCGGCAAAAAGCAAATCGATTATCGTTGGAGATCGTATCGTGGGTATTGCTCAGGAAAATAACCCCATGGTTGATGTGGTTGGCTGGCGTTTGGACGATGTGGTGGCGTTGATAAAAGGCCCCAAGGGCACTAAAGTGCGTTTAGATATTTTACCCGCAGCTAAAGGCAGCAAACATAAAACCGTCACCTTGATTAGAGAACGCATTCGCTTAGAAGATCGCGCAGTAAAAATGTCAATAAAAACGGTCGATAAAAAGCAGGTCGCAGTATTTGATATTCCTGGTTTTTATGTTGGATTAACTGAAGATGTAAAAACCCATTTACAAAAATTAGCCACAAAAAATATCCAGAGTATTGTTATTGATCTACGCGGTAATGGCGGTGGTGCTCTGAATGAAGCGGTGTCGCTTTCCGGATTGTTTATCCCCAGTGGCCCTGTTGTTCAGATACGTGATAATAACGGCAAAATACGTGAAGACAGTGATACCAATGACCGTATTGACTATACAGGCCCATTGGTGGTCTTGATAGACCGTTACAGCGCTTCTGCTTCAGAGATTTTTGCTGCCGCGTTGCAAGATTATCAGCGGGCGGTGATCGTAGGTGAACCTACCTTTGGCAAGGGAACAGTGCAACAATATCGTTCACTCAATCGTATGTATGACCCACTATTGCGGCCAGAATGGCCGATACTGGGGTCAGTGCAATATACCATCCAAAAATTTTATCGAGTGAATGGGGGCAGCACCCAGCGTAAAGGCGTCAGACCGGATATTGTTATGCCAACGGTCAGCGATTCGGAAGAAACGGGTGAGAATCTTGAAGATAATGCGCTACCCTGGGACAGTATTCAAGCAGCAACTTATGCCAAAATGGATAATTTACACCCCTTAATCGTGGATCTAAACAGGGAACATGTAGCACGGATAGCGGTTGATGCTGAATTCCAAAATATTAAACAAGACATTGTTCGCTATAATGCATTAAAAGATAAAAAGAACATCGTTTCACTTAACTATGCTCAACGTGTCAAAGAAAATAACAATGATGATGCAATTAGTTTAACGCGCCTCAATGAACGTTTTAAACGGCAAGGTAAGAAACCATTAAAATCATTGACCGATTTACCCAAAGACTATCAAGCACCGGATCCTTATTTGGATGAAAGTGTTCGTATTGCGCTTGATTTGGCTTATTTCAGCAACACGAAAGTTAACAATAACGAGATTAAAAATTAAAAACACAGCATTAGATATCATTAAGCCGCAATAACACTTGAAAATTTTCCAAATGGCCATAGGATAAGTGCAATGATTAAATATGTACCCTTCGCCTTTGAAGCCGCCGCGTTGTTGGCTGCGGGTGTTCGCCGAATCACGTAGTATGTCTACGCTCATCGATCGCCCTGGCAGCCGAAGGCAACTTCAAAGGCGAAGGGTACACTGGCTAAGTTAATACTTGCAAACTTAATATTTTCAAACAACAGTAGCCAAAAAACAGGGAATAAATTTTTATGATGCGTATAGCGCTTTTTCTGCTTACCAACCTAGCGGTAATGCTTGTTTTCGGATTAGTACTCAGCTTAACAGGAATCAAATCAAGTAGTATGTCAGGTCTGATGATTATGGCGGCGCTATTTGGTTTTGGTGGTTCCATTGTCTCTTTGCTACTCTCTAAGTGGATGGCATTACGTTCAGTCGGAGGCGAAGTCATAGAACAACCGCGTAACGAAACTGAACGCTGGTTACTCGATATCGTTCAGCAACAATCAAAGCAAGCGGGCATTGCGATGCCTCAAGTCGCTGTTTACCCCGCCCCGGATATCAATGCTTTTGCTACCGGAGCACGCCGAAATGCTTCCTTAGTGGCGGTCAGTAGTGGGTTATTAGAAAACATGAGTCGTGATGAAGCAGAAGCGGTTATTGCTCATGAAATCAGCCACATTGCTAATGGTGATATGGTAACCATGACGCTGATCCAGGGCATTGTAAACACCTTCGTGATTTTTATCTCACGCATCATTGCTCAAGCTGCTAGTAGTTTTCTTTCTGGTGATAGAGAAGAAGGAAGCGAGGAAAATAATTCAGGTAATCCCATCGTCTATTTTGTCATCTCTATGGTATTAGAGTTAGTCTTCGGTATTCTTGCTAGTATGATTACGATGTGGTTTTCACGTCATCGTGAGTTTCATGCGGATGCCGGTTCAGCCAAATTGGTCGGGCGTGAAAAAATGATTGCCGCTCTACAACGATTAAAAACCAGCCATGAACCGGAAGAAGCCAGTAGTATGATGGCATTTTGCATCAATGGTAAATCGCAATCTTTCAGCGAATTTTTCATGTCGCATCCACCACTGGATAAACGTATAGAGGCACTGCGTTCAGGTCAATATCTAAACTAGTCAAGACTTCTTTCATAACCTACTATAAGCTACTGCGTGATGTAAATTTCTGCGTTACGCGGTGCTCGCAATCCTCATTATACCCTTCGCCTTTGAAGTTGCCTTCGGCGGCCAGGGCGCGAGACCGATGAGCGTAGATAGACTACGTGATTCGGCGAACACCCGCAGCCAACAACGCTGCGACTTCAAAGGCGGAGGGTATATTCGCATGAGCACTACGGTTGCTCTGCGCCGGTGTGCCATGTTGCCTTCACACCACTGCGACGGTTCTGCAAGAAATCTATTGTATGCTTAAATAAAACATCACGAATATCACTGGGAAAATAACACAATGAATAAATTGTCAATTCTGTTTCTCATACTGTTAATGGCTGGATGTAGCTCTGATCGATTTGTTGATAGAGGTGACTATAAAGCGGATACAAGTTTCCCTGCTGTTGGTCAAAACGAT contains:
- the yebS gene encoding membrane integrity lipid transport subunit YebS, yielding MSPLHHDHVLSNGCIQRCIQCDLLFNLPILHKKQRAYCPRCRAKIAMGQDWSLNRLMVIVIAMLVLMPFAFCSPLISIRLLGTWIDASLFSGIWQISRQGDPFTASMVAFCTVGAPLILSFSLLYLTLGSRMGLNLRPVLLMLEQLKEWVMLDIYLIGIIVTCIKVNEYAEISAGVGLIAYLFLTLLTLLILIHLNVEQLWQRFYPQPSFSLGCYEMMQKLLVCHHCHYSGYPDQRQCCTRCHLHLQRRCHHCLQKTWAALIAAMLLLLPANLLPMSVVYANGMRIEDTLFSGVVSLASAGHFSIAAIVFIASVLVPLSKIIILLTLLLSIHLKTQHSLKTRIRLLRIITWIGRWSMLDLFVIALMMSLINRDQIIVFTMGPAAFYFGAAVILTILAVEWLDSRLIWDEHATGNTDYTD
- the proQ gene encoding RNA chaperone ProQ, producing the protein MENQPKLNNNKEIIAFLAERFPQCFTTKGKAFPLKIGIFQDLVARIEELNDVSKTKLRAALRRYTSSWRYLYEIKIGIERVDLNGNPCGKLEQQHVEYAKKQLEEAKAHLQLKKAEQQIKKPKPTAPNAKIPTQQQPKHSPPPDSAHQIVKPIPVSSTPSITMPELKIGQTIKVKAGGKAMNGTILEFVKNGIRVQLSSGLAMIVRAEHLQF
- the prc gene encoding carboxy terminal-processing peptidase, which codes for MNKLVKLTVVACLFLTTGSWGTQDKIDRIDQLPQLNQEPQHETVSKRITSRFLHSHYRQFDLDDAFSNQIFDRYLNMLDYSHNILLASDIAHFAAKKSQIGNELKSGQLDTPYALFNLAQKRRFERYQYALSLLNKPMVFTTDDSINLDRAKAPWPNSEAELNKLWDTKVKFEQLNLKLSGKTDQEIKDTLTKRYRSVLKRIAQSNSEDVFQLIANAFAREIDPHTSYLSPRNTEQFNTEMSLSLEGIGAVLQVNEDDYTLIHSIVPGGPAAKSKSIIVGDRIVGIAQENNPMVDVVGWRLDDVVALIKGPKGTKVRLDILPAAKGSKHKTVTLIRERIRLEDRAVKMSIKTVDKKQVAVFDIPGFYVGLTEDVKTHLQKLATKNIQSIVIDLRGNGGGALNEAVSLSGLFIPSGPVVQIRDNNGKIREDSDTNDRIDYTGPLVVLIDRYSASASEIFAAALQDYQRAVIVGEPTFGKGTVQQYRSLNRMYDPLLRPEWPILGSVQYTIQKFYRVNGGSTQRKGVRPDIVMPTVSDSEETGENLEDNALPWDSIQAATYAKMDNLHPLIVDLNREHVARIAVDAEFQNIKQDIVRYNALKDKKNIVSLNYAQRVKENNNDDAISLTRLNERFKRQGKKPLKSLTDLPKDYQAPDPYLDESVRIALDLAYFSNTKVNNNEIKN
- the htpX gene encoding protease HtpX, whose product is MMRIALFLLTNLAVMLVFGLVLSLTGIKSSSMSGLMIMAALFGFGGSIVSLLLSKWMALRSVGGEVIEQPRNETERWLLDIVQQQSKQAGIAMPQVAVYPAPDINAFATGARRNASLVAVSSGLLENMSRDEAEAVIAHEISHIANGDMVTMTLIQGIVNTFVIFISRIIAQAASSFLSGDREEGSEENNSGNPIVYFVISMVLELVFGILASMITMWFSRHREFHADAGSAKLVGREKMIAALQRLKTSHEPEEASSMMAFCINGKSQSFSEFFMSHPPLDKRIEALRSGQYLN